One region of Desulfitobacterium chlororespirans DSM 11544 genomic DNA includes:
- the uvrA gene encoding excinuclease ABC subunit UvrA — MTQNFIKVRGARAHNLKNINVDIPRDQLVVVTGLSGSGKSSLAFDTIYAEGQRRYVESLSAYARMFLGQMDKPDVDYIEGLSPAISIDQKTTNRNPRSTVGTVTEVYDYLRLLYARVGHPHCPQCGREISQQTVQQMVDQIMVYPERTKLQILAPLVKGKKGEHVKVLEDARKAGYVRVRVDGENRDLSEEIKLVKNKKHSIEVVVDRIALKPDSAVRLADSLETALKLGEGNVLVDIIDNTEILFSENFACPDCGIALEEISPRLFSFNSPYGACPDCTGLGANLEVDIDLIIPNKNLSLGEGAIVPWAKSQSSYYPAMMAAVSEALGFTMDTPLAELSEEQWKGLLYGIEKPIKYTFMSFFDEKPKIHSGPFEGLIPFFERRYKESTSDYVRTEIENFMSEHDCPACKGKRLKPEALAVTVGELSIDDYTRLPITEALEFITQLQLSEKEQTIARQILKEVRERLGFLVNVGLDYLTLHRAAGTLSGGEAQRIRLATQIGSSLTGVLYVLDEPSIGLHQRDNEKLLTALKHLRDLGNTLLVVEHDEDTMLTADHIIDIGPGAGAHGGKIIAEGKIEEIKANAESITGQYLNGTRRIPVPAERRKLNGKWLEVKGARENNLKNINVRIPLGVFNVVTGVSGSGKSTLVNEIVYKTLATKLNKATKLRAGLHKVVEGLEHLDKVIDIDQSPIGRSPRSNPATYTGVFDYIRELFSHTPEAKMRGYATGRFSFNVKGGRCEACKGDGIIKIEMHFLPDVYVPCEVCRGARYNRETLEVKYKGKSIAEILDMTVDEAVEFFQAVPRILRKMQTLQDVGLGYIRLGQPATTLSGGEAQRIKLATELSRRSTGKTIYILDEPTTGLHMADVDRLLEVLHRLVDGGDTVLVIEHNLDVIKTADYLIDLGPEGGNGGGRVVVTGTPEEVAACPTSYTGKFLKKYLS, encoded by the coding sequence ATGACCCAGAACTTTATCAAAGTCCGCGGCGCCCGCGCCCATAACTTGAAAAATATCAATGTGGATATCCCCAGAGACCAGCTGGTGGTTGTCACCGGCTTATCCGGCTCTGGAAAATCCTCGCTGGCTTTTGACACCATTTACGCTGAAGGTCAACGCCGCTATGTAGAATCTCTGTCTGCCTATGCCCGTATGTTTCTTGGGCAAATGGACAAGCCGGATGTGGATTATATCGAAGGGCTGTCGCCGGCTATCTCCATTGATCAGAAAACGACCAACCGTAACCCCCGCTCTACAGTGGGAACGGTGACGGAAGTCTATGATTATCTGCGTCTTCTTTATGCCCGGGTCGGCCACCCCCATTGCCCCCAATGCGGCAGAGAAATCAGTCAGCAAACGGTACAGCAAATGGTGGATCAGATTATGGTCTACCCGGAACGCACCAAGCTGCAAATTCTTGCCCCCTTAGTCAAAGGGAAAAAAGGTGAGCATGTCAAAGTGCTTGAGGATGCCCGCAAGGCGGGATATGTGCGGGTAAGGGTGGATGGTGAAAATCGGGATTTAAGCGAAGAGATTAAATTAGTAAAAAATAAGAAACACTCCATCGAAGTTGTGGTGGACCGTATTGCTTTAAAACCTGATAGTGCGGTCCGTTTGGCCGACTCCCTGGAGACGGCTTTGAAGCTGGGGGAAGGAAATGTCCTTGTGGACATTATTGATAATACGGAAATCCTGTTCAGTGAAAACTTTGCCTGCCCGGACTGCGGCATAGCCCTTGAAGAGATTTCACCCCGGCTTTTCTCCTTTAACAGCCCTTATGGAGCCTGCCCTGATTGCACAGGCTTAGGGGCGAATCTGGAAGTGGATATAGACCTGATCATTCCCAATAAGAATCTGAGTCTCGGTGAAGGAGCTATTGTGCCCTGGGCCAAATCCCAATCCAGCTACTATCCGGCCATGATGGCGGCGGTCAGTGAAGCCCTTGGTTTTACCATGGATACCCCCTTGGCAGAACTCTCTGAGGAGCAATGGAAGGGCCTGCTTTACGGCATTGAAAAGCCCATAAAATACACGTTTATGAGTTTCTTTGACGAGAAGCCGAAAATTCATTCAGGACCTTTTGAGGGGCTTATTCCCTTTTTTGAGCGGCGCTACAAGGAATCCACTTCCGATTATGTCCGAACTGAAATCGAAAACTTTATGAGTGAGCATGATTGCCCTGCATGCAAAGGAAAGCGCCTCAAGCCGGAGGCTTTAGCGGTGACTGTAGGGGAACTATCCATCGATGATTATACCCGCTTGCCGATTACGGAAGCGTTGGAGTTTATCACCCAATTGCAGCTTAGTGAAAAAGAGCAGACCATCGCCCGGCAGATTCTCAAGGAGGTTCGGGAACGCCTGGGCTTCTTAGTCAATGTAGGGCTGGATTATCTTACCCTGCATCGGGCGGCGGGGACCCTCTCCGGCGGGGAAGCGCAGCGGATTCGGCTGGCCACTCAGATTGGTTCCAGTTTGACAGGGGTTCTCTATGTCCTGGATGAGCCCAGCATCGGCTTGCATCAGAGAGACAATGAAAAGCTCCTGACGGCTTTAAAGCATTTGCGGGATTTAGGCAATACTTTGCTGGTGGTTGAGCATGATGAGGATACTATGCTGACTGCGGATCATATCATCGATATCGGTCCGGGAGCGGGAGCCCATGGCGGGAAGATTATTGCCGAGGGAAAGATCGAGGAGATCAAAGCCAATGCGGAGTCCATCACCGGGCAATATTTGAATGGCACCCGGAGAATTCCTGTTCCTGCGGAAAGAAGAAAGCTCAACGGCAAATGGCTGGAGGTTAAAGGAGCCCGGGAAAATAATCTGAAGAACATCAATGTCCGCATTCCCCTTGGGGTTTTCAATGTGGTCACAGGTGTATCAGGTTCGGGAAAAAGCACCTTGGTTAATGAGATTGTTTATAAGACCTTGGCCACCAAGCTTAATAAAGCCACCAAGCTGCGCGCCGGACTCCATAAGGTTGTTGAAGGTCTGGAGCATCTGGATAAGGTCATAGATATCGACCAATCCCCGATCGGCCGGTCACCCCGTTCCAATCCTGCCACTTACACCGGAGTATTTGATTATATTCGTGAACTTTTCTCCCATACTCCCGAGGCTAAAATGCGTGGTTACGCTACCGGGCGCTTTAGTTTCAATGTCAAGGGCGGGCGCTGTGAAGCTTGTAAAGGGGATGGCATCATCAAGATTGAGATGCACTTTCTCCCGGATGTCTATGTTCCTTGTGAGGTTTGCCGGGGAGCCCGCTATAATCGTGAGACCCTGGAAGTAAAATATAAAGGGAAGAGCATTGCGGAAATCCTCGATATGACGGTGGATGAGGCGGTTGAATTTTTCCAGGCTGTTCCCCGAATTTTACGGAAGATGCAAACGCTGCAGGATGTAGGGCTGGGTTATATCCGGCTCGGTCAGCCGGCGACTACCCTGTCCGGTGGTGAGGCGCAGCGGATTAAACTGGCCACTGAACTTAGCCGGCGCAGCACGGGCAAGACGATCTATATTTTGGATGAGCCGACCACAGGGTT
- a CDS encoding murein hydrolase activator EnvC family protein: MTKRRGLIALLLTTVLLAGSVIPLQAGELEDAIKEQRDLQKKGEQARNQLNNLTYSADKLQNQIKNLATQITVASNSLSEKQIAYNQAVEAVNQSEQELKQREEDLAKRQEVLRNRVKEIYQIGQVSYLEILFEAENLSDFITRLEYFNRLVDNDQKILADIGLEKARIEEETKVLEAHRDEAAKLKAEAEQAKKELDAKKKEHQVALDSNKKAQNDIFEQIAQMEADSNAIAEKIRKLTSNSGVVHGTISTYPLPGYYEISSAYGWRIHPITKQKSLHTGVDLPAPTGTKVLAAGNGEVIMAGWYGAYGNAVIVDHGGGYTTLYGHNSKLAAKVGDMVQAGDLISYVGSTGWSTGPHLHFEVRINGETTDPMQFFR, from the coding sequence ATGACCAAGAGAAGGGGGCTCATAGCCCTTTTGCTCACAACAGTATTGCTGGCAGGTTCTGTCATTCCACTTCAAGCTGGAGAATTAGAGGATGCCATAAAAGAACAAAGGGATCTGCAAAAGAAAGGGGAACAGGCCCGCAATCAGTTAAACAACCTGACGTATTCAGCCGATAAACTGCAAAATCAGATTAAGAATTTAGCAACTCAGATCACAGTAGCCTCGAATAGCTTGAGTGAGAAACAGATCGCCTATAATCAGGCGGTGGAAGCTGTGAACCAATCCGAGCAGGAGCTCAAGCAGCGCGAGGAAGACCTGGCCAAGCGCCAGGAGGTTTTGCGGAATCGGGTCAAAGAAATCTATCAGATTGGTCAAGTCAGCTATCTGGAAATCCTTTTTGAAGCAGAAAACCTCAGTGATTTTATTACCCGCCTGGAATACTTTAACCGCCTGGTTGATAATGATCAAAAGATCCTTGCGGATATCGGTCTGGAAAAAGCCAGAATCGAAGAAGAAACGAAAGTGCTGGAAGCCCACCGGGATGAGGCTGCCAAGCTGAAGGCTGAGGCGGAGCAGGCCAAAAAGGAACTGGATGCCAAGAAGAAGGAGCATCAGGTAGCCCTTGACTCCAACAAAAAAGCTCAGAATGATATCTTTGAGCAAATCGCACAAATGGAAGCCGACTCTAACGCCATTGCTGAAAAAATTCGCAAATTAACCAGCAATTCCGGCGTGGTCCATGGAACTATCAGCACTTATCCGTTACCGGGATATTATGAAATCAGCAGTGCTTATGGCTGGCGGATTCATCCCATAACGAAGCAGAAAAGCTTGCATACCGGGGTGGATTTACCGGCACCCACCGGAACCAAGGTTTTGGCGGCGGGGAACGGGGAAGTTATTATGGCCGGCTGGTATGGAGCTTACGGAAACGCTGTGATCGTGGATCATGGGGGCGGATATACCACCCTATATGGCCACAATTCCAAGCTGGCCGCTAAAGTAGGAGATATGGTGCAGGCCGGTGATCTGATATCCTATGTGGGCTCAACAGGCTGGAGTACAGGACCCCATCTTCACTTTGAAGTGCGTATCAATGGGGAAACTACGGATCCCATGCAATTTTTTCGCTAA
- a CDS encoding S41 family peptidase, whose translation MDLQESRWKEYLKNLGWVLAIGCLIFTVVVGGFIVTNLDHLGRLARVVKLVESDYLEEVSVDTLIEGATKGIVDSLGDPYSSYMNAQENEELMQQIEGKFGGVGIILSLKDPQKLVVLRPIKNTPAAKAGLQPGDVIIKIDEVDATTIDQEKAVSLMRGNPGTKVTLVVYRESIKQNVTVPLTRENIAVPTVEGLALPGNTDIAYIGISQFSSHTALELNEVLRNMDISKYKGMILDLRYNHGGELESAVGVASYFVQPGPIVYIVDKGGNAVTKASEGNYLGIPFVVLVNEESASAAEIVSGAIKDRGTGTLVGTKTFGKGIVQTIYQLDRGTSVKLTTAKYLTPNKIDIHKKGIEPDVEVKLKDGEEATLSPTTKTFDTQLTEALKVLRQQIK comes from the coding sequence ATGGATTTGCAGGAGAGTCGTTGGAAAGAGTATTTAAAAAACCTGGGATGGGTTCTTGCCATAGGGTGTTTGATTTTTACGGTGGTTGTCGGGGGGTTCATTGTAACCAACCTGGATCATTTAGGACGCTTGGCAAGAGTAGTCAAGCTTGTTGAAAGTGATTATTTGGAGGAAGTGTCTGTAGACACCCTGATCGAAGGTGCCACTAAAGGAATTGTCGATTCTTTGGGCGATCCTTATTCAAGTTACATGAATGCTCAAGAGAATGAAGAGCTTATGCAACAAATCGAAGGGAAATTCGGCGGCGTGGGGATCATTTTAAGTCTGAAAGATCCTCAAAAACTTGTGGTCCTGAGACCCATTAAAAACACTCCGGCTGCTAAAGCCGGACTACAGCCTGGGGATGTGATTATTAAGATCGATGAAGTGGACGCCACCACCATCGACCAGGAAAAAGCCGTGTCCCTAATGCGCGGGAACCCAGGGACCAAGGTGACTCTGGTGGTTTATCGGGAAAGCATTAAGCAGAATGTGACCGTTCCTTTAACCCGGGAAAATATCGCAGTACCCACGGTGGAAGGATTGGCGCTGCCGGGAAATACGGATATAGCTTATATCGGAATTTCCCAGTTCTCCTCCCATACAGCTCTTGAACTCAATGAAGTTCTGCGCAATATGGATATCAGCAAATACAAAGGGATGATCTTGGATTTGCGCTATAATCATGGCGGGGAATTAGAATCTGCTGTAGGAGTAGCCAGTTATTTTGTTCAGCCCGGCCCCATTGTCTATATTGTGGATAAAGGAGGCAATGCTGTAACCAAGGCTTCGGAAGGCAATTATTTAGGCATTCCCTTTGTGGTTTTAGTCAATGAGGAAAGCGCCTCCGCAGCTGAAATTGTTTCCGGGGCGATCAAAGATCGGGGAACAGGCACCCTGGTGGGGACCAAGACCTTCGGTAAAGGAATCGTGCAGACGATTTATCAATTAGATAGGGGGACCAGCGTAAAGCTGACCACCGCCAAGTATTTGACGCCGAATAAGATCGATATCCATAAAAAGGGCATCGAGCCTGATGTGGAAGTGAAGCTGAAGGATGGAGAAGAAGCGACTCTTTCTCCTACTACGAAAACCTTTGATACCCAGCTAACGGAAGCTCTTAAGGTGCTTCGCCAACAGATCAAATAA
- a CDS encoding sugar ABC transporter substrate-binding protein → MKKVLSMIIVLLLSMALTGCNMQSLLGGLMGSKEKTSSKSSQQEEKKIIAVALNQDDPNKDMFLLGIQELAEKEELEVKVLTSKEEGDANALKDAKVLIVQAGEQSFLKEAEKGDIPILALNGLPPGVKAKGVILPDPDQAGKLMAQQIQGKVSEGQVVYLQGEAEDAVAQMNVAAFKQELAKNPKITVHSITNPPESETIAMQSLMEHLQKNPGQVKAICAKNEKLLALAYELLRSMQLTDKVQLMGGQANSKSLQRIAAGSQIADIDTSPYVQGVNAFQWAQKLMDKQSVDITQSITGDQGEVAAKIIPVKTVTTENLALIQKSYAKAAEAQKEMEKKKSESQAKGSESQGKQKSTEKSSNGNSGKGQSGEGKDGESKEKNQEGSSSAQGQSGGQGVMPEGVSKVTEKVHTEILREYLDEKGNVLGTEKNANDQVRTIPPEMLLKEQQQQQQQQQQGGQGQQGEGQDKQQGGNSSDQAKQGE, encoded by the coding sequence ATGAAAAAAGTGCTTTCCATGATCATCGTGTTACTTCTAAGTATGGCCTTAACCGGCTGTAACATGCAATCTCTTTTGGGCGGCTTAATGGGGAGCAAGGAGAAAACCTCGAGTAAATCCTCTCAGCAAGAAGAGAAAAAAATAATAGCGGTGGCTTTGAACCAGGATGATCCCAACAAAGATATGTTTCTGCTCGGCATTCAGGAGTTGGCTGAAAAAGAAGAATTGGAAGTTAAGGTTTTGACGTCAAAAGAAGAAGGCGATGCCAACGCTCTTAAGGATGCCAAAGTTCTCATCGTTCAAGCTGGGGAGCAGTCCTTTTTAAAGGAAGCGGAAAAGGGAGATATACCTATTCTGGCGTTAAACGGGCTGCCGCCTGGAGTGAAAGCCAAGGGAGTCATCCTGCCTGATCCGGATCAAGCAGGTAAGCTGATGGCTCAGCAAATTCAAGGAAAGGTTTCTGAAGGGCAGGTCGTATACCTGCAGGGGGAAGCAGAAGATGCCGTCGCTCAAATGAATGTAGCGGCCTTTAAGCAAGAGCTGGCTAAGAATCCCAAAATAACGGTACATAGCATTACCAATCCTCCGGAGTCGGAAACCATAGCCATGCAAAGCCTTATGGAACATTTGCAGAAGAACCCCGGCCAAGTGAAGGCCATCTGCGCTAAGAATGAGAAGCTCCTTGCCTTGGCTTATGAACTGCTCAGATCCATGCAGCTTACCGATAAAGTTCAGCTTATGGGAGGACAAGCTAACTCCAAATCCTTGCAAAGGATTGCTGCAGGCAGTCAAATCGCAGATATTGATACATCACCCTATGTTCAAGGTGTTAATGCCTTTCAATGGGCGCAAAAATTAATGGATAAGCAGTCCGTAGACATAACTCAATCCATTACCGGCGATCAAGGTGAAGTGGCGGCGAAGATCATTCCGGTCAAAACGGTGACAACAGAAAATCTCGCCCTTATTCAGAAAAGCTATGCTAAAGCAGCCGAAGCTCAAAAAGAAATGGAAAAGAAAAAGTCGGAGTCTCAGGCGAAGGGCTCTGAAAGCCAAGGGAAGCAAAAGAGCACGGAAAAAAGCAGCAATGGCAATAGTGGAAAAGGGCAGAGCGGTGAAGGGAAAGATGGGGAGTCCAAAGAAAAGAACCAGGAAGGCTCTTCCTCAGCTCAGGGGCAGAGCGGAGGACAGGGAGTTATGCCTGAAGGAGTAAGCAAAGTGACTGAAAAAGTTCATACAGAAATTCTCCGCGAATATCTGGATGAAAAGGGCAATGTTTTAGGAACAGAGAAAAATGCCAATGATCAAGTTCGCACCATCCCTCCGGAAATGCTCCTGAAAGAACAGCAGCAACAGCAACAACAGCAGCAACAAGGAGGACAAGGGCAGCAGGGGGAAGGGCAAGATAAGCAGCAAGGTGGGAATAGCTCAGATCAAGCCAAGCAAGGGGAATAG
- the uvrB gene encoding excinuclease ABC subunit UvrB, with amino-acid sequence MEFCLRAPYKPSGDQPQAIDALVESIHSGRRHQTLLGVTGSGKTFTMANIIEKVQRPTLILAHNKTLAAQLYTEFKEFFPENAVEYFVSYYDYYQPEAYVPSSDTYIEKDSSINDEIDKMRHSATAALFERRDVIVVASVSCIYGLGSPEEYRDLMVSLRQGQEIDRNDILKKLISIQYDRNDLAFERGTFRVRGDVVEVHPAGSSEHAVRIEMFGDEIEHIYEINVLTGEILGERRHVSIFPNSHYVTARDKVLVAAENIEKELEEQLKRFKDEDKLLEAQRLEQRTRYDLEMLREMGFCNGVENYSRHLTFREAGETPYTLLHFFPEDYLMMIDESHVTLPQVRGMYEGDRSRKTTLVDYGFRLPSALDNRPLKFAEFETMVPQRVYISATPGPYELEHCPQIVEQIIRPTGLLDPEISVRPTKGQIDDLIGEINQRIARDERVLVTTLTKKMAEDLTDYLKNLNMAVKYLHSDITTLERVEILRELRLGDIDVIVGINLLREGLDLPEVSLVAILDADKEGFLRAERSLIQTIGRAARNAQGKVIMYADQMTRSMEVAIGETNRRRAIQEAHNEKHGITPQTIRKKIYEIPEATKVAEKKAAYGSKMPAEELAELLKSLEQEMRLAAKDMDFERAAEIRDAMIELKGEENKYKRPTQGRARKREAAAPAVRKSAPRKRGG; translated from the coding sequence ATGGAGTTCTGTTTACGCGCTCCCTACAAGCCTTCCGGGGATCAGCCTCAGGCCATTGACGCTCTGGTCGAAAGTATACATTCCGGCAGGCGTCATCAAACCCTGCTGGGGGTGACAGGTTCGGGAAAAACCTTTACCATGGCCAACATCATTGAAAAAGTTCAACGGCCCACTCTGATTCTCGCCCATAATAAGACCTTGGCAGCTCAGCTTTACACTGAGTTCAAGGAATTTTTCCCGGAAAATGCAGTGGAATATTTCGTCAGTTATTATGATTATTATCAGCCGGAAGCCTATGTTCCTTCCAGCGATACCTATATAGAAAAGGATTCTTCGATCAATGATGAGATCGATAAAATGCGCCACTCCGCTACGGCGGCCTTATTCGAACGGCGTGATGTGATTGTGGTGGCCAGTGTGTCCTGTATTTATGGTTTGGGTTCACCTGAGGAATACCGGGATTTGATGGTTTCCTTGCGGCAGGGGCAGGAAATTGACCGCAATGACATTCTTAAAAAGCTCATCTCCATTCAGTACGATCGCAATGATCTGGCTTTTGAAAGGGGAACTTTCCGCGTCCGGGGAGATGTGGTCGAAGTCCATCCCGCCGGCTCCAGTGAGCATGCTGTTCGGATCGAAATGTTCGGGGACGAAATCGAACATATCTACGAGATCAATGTCCTTACCGGTGAAATTTTGGGAGAACGCCGTCATGTCTCTATTTTCCCGAATTCTCACTATGTCACGGCACGGGATAAAGTACTGGTAGCTGCTGAGAATATTGAAAAGGAATTGGAAGAGCAGCTCAAACGGTTTAAGGATGAAGACAAACTTTTGGAAGCTCAGCGTTTGGAGCAGAGAACCCGCTATGATCTGGAGATGCTGAGGGAAATGGGATTTTGCAACGGCGTCGAAAACTATTCCCGCCATTTAACCTTCCGGGAGGCCGGAGAAACTCCTTATACCCTTTTGCACTTTTTCCCTGAAGATTACTTGATGATGATCGACGAATCCCATGTCACGCTGCCACAGGTCCGGGGGATGTACGAAGGGGACCGTTCCCGTAAAACCACTCTGGTAGACTACGGATTCCGGCTTCCTTCTGCTTTGGACAACCGCCCCTTGAAATTCGCTGAATTTGAAACAATGGTTCCTCAACGGGTCTATATCAGTGCCACACCCGGTCCCTATGAGCTGGAACATTGCCCTCAGATTGTGGAGCAAATTATCCGCCCTACCGGGCTTTTGGATCCGGAGATTTCTGTCCGGCCCACCAAGGGTCAGATCGATGATCTGATCGGGGAAATCAATCAAAGGATTGCCCGGGATGAACGGGTGCTCGTCACCACCCTGACCAAAAAGATGGCGGAAGATTTAACAGATTACTTGAAAAATCTCAATATGGCCGTTAAATATCTCCACTCCGATATTACGACCTTGGAGCGGGTGGAGATTCTGCGGGAATTGCGTTTGGGAGATATCGATGTCATCGTGGGCATCAATCTGCTCCGGGAGGGCTTGGATCTTCCCGAGGTTTCCTTGGTGGCTATTCTCGACGCGGACAAGGAGGGCTTTCTTCGTGCCGAGCGTTCCCTGATTCAGACCATTGGCCGCGCCGCCCGGAATGCCCAGGGAAAAGTCATCATGTATGCGGACCAAATGACCCGCTCCATGGAAGTGGCCATCGGTGAAACCAACCGCCGCCGGGCCATCCAGGAAGCCCATAATGAAAAGCACGGGATTACCCCCCAGACCATTCGCAAGAAAATCTACGAAATTCCTGAAGCCACTAAGGTGGCGGAAAAGAAAGCAGCCTACGGCTCAAAAATGCCGGCTGAGGAATTGGCTGAGCTGCTTAAAAGTCTGGAACAAGAAATGCGCTTAGCCGCCAAAGATATGGACTTCGAACGGGCAGCGGAGATCCGTGATGCCATGATCGAGCTCAAGGGGGAAGAGAATAAGTATAAGCGGCCCACCCAGGGCCGTGCCCGCAAGCGAGAGGCGGCGGCTCCGGCAGTGCGCAAGAGTGCGCCCAGGAAGCGGGGCGGATAG
- the ftsX gene encoding permease-like cell division protein FtsX encodes MALNSVEYIFREVFNSIRRNVWLSIASVLTVMISMVILGASVFFLLNASNLASNFESELEIAVFAQDDLNSADVKALGERLTDLAGVDTIEFVPKDQALKNFTGSLNSTTIAADLGDTNPFPDKYTVHVVDPQQVENVAGQITELTGVDNVVYGKNLVEPLLKFTKWLRWAGTTVVGLFAIASLILISLNIKMNVFSRRKEIEIMKLVGASNAFIRWPFILEGMFLGLVGGLLAILLVGFGYDWLADYIQTTLAFMPVVNETELIGKVLGSIVLLGMGIGAAGSVISLRRFLKV; translated from the coding sequence ATGGCACTTAACTCTGTAGAATACATATTTCGTGAAGTATTCAACTCTATTCGCAGAAATGTATGGCTAAGTATTGCTTCAGTGCTGACCGTGATGATTTCTATGGTCATTTTGGGGGCGTCGGTGTTTTTCTTGCTCAATGCCTCTAACCTGGCTTCGAACTTTGAATCCGAACTGGAGATTGCTGTATTTGCCCAGGATGATTTGAATTCCGCGGATGTCAAGGCTTTGGGTGAGAGGCTCACAGACCTGGCAGGAGTGGATACCATTGAGTTTGTTCCCAAGGACCAGGCTTTGAAGAATTTTACCGGCTCCCTGAATTCCACCACCATTGCAGCGGATTTAGGAGATACGAACCCTTTTCCGGATAAATATACCGTCCATGTGGTGGACCCCCAGCAGGTAGAAAATGTGGCCGGCCAGATTACTGAGCTAACCGGTGTGGATAATGTGGTTTATGGTAAAAACTTAGTAGAGCCCTTGCTGAAGTTTACCAAGTGGCTCCGCTGGGCAGGAACAACGGTGGTAGGATTGTTTGCCATTGCCTCCCTGATTTTGATTTCTTTAAATATTAAGATGAATGTTTTTTCTCGTCGCAAGGAAATTGAGATTATGAAGCTTGTCGGGGCGAGCAATGCCTTTATCCGCTGGCCTTTTATTTTGGAGGGGATGTTCCTGGGATTGGTTGGAGGTCTGCTGGCCATCCTGCTGGTGGGATTTGGCTATGATTGGCTGGCAGATTACATTCAAACCACCCTGGCTTTTATGCCCGTAGTTAATGAAACGGAACTCATCGGTAAGGTTCTGGGTTCTATCGTCCTGTTAGGGATGGGAATAGGTGCAGCAGGAAGCGTGATCTCCTTAAGGCGCTTCTTAAAAGTTTAA